The following are encoded in a window of Paramormyrops kingsleyae isolate MSU_618 chromosome 12, PKINGS_0.4, whole genome shotgun sequence genomic DNA:
- the LOC111832917 gene encoding SWI/SNF-related matrix-associated actin-dependent regulator of chromatin subfamily A member 5 isoform X2, whose translation MSEGEKSGFEPEQRLEAELKEEEDGASDLEKGGEEGTPPKPTDRKKGLPLPGYEAKMQADRTNRFEYLLKQTELFAHFIQPAAQKTPTSPLKMKPGRPRIKKDEKQNLLSAGDNRHRRTEQEEDEELLSESSKATNICTRFDESPAYVKNGKLRDYQVRGLNWLISLYENGINGILADEMGLGKTLQTISLLGYMKHYRNIPGPHMVLVPKSTLYNWMNEFNRWVPSLKAVCLIGDQEQRVAFIRDVLLPGEWDVCVTSYEMIIKEKTVFKKFNWRYLVIDEAHRIKNEKSKLSEIVREFKTTNRLLLTGTPLQNNLHELWALLNFLLPDVFNSSEDFDAWFDTNNCLGDQKLVERLHIVLRPFLLRRIKADVEKSLLPKKEVKMYVGLSKMQREWYTRILMKDIDILNSAGKMDKMRLLNLLMQLRKCCNHPYLFDGAEPGPPYTTDLHLAVNSGKMVVLDKLLPKLKEQGSRVLIFSQMTRMLDILEDYCMWRNYQYCRLDGQTAHEERQKSINTYNEPNSSKFIFMLSTRAGGLGINLATADVVIIYDSDWNPQVDLQAMDRAHRIGQKKQVRVFRYITENTVEERIVEAAEMKLRLDSIVIQQGRLVDQNQNKLGKDEMLSIIRHGATHVFASKESEITDEDIDEILERGEKKTMELKEKLSKLGESSLRNFTMETDNSVYNFEGEDYREKKKVVTEWIEPPKRERKANYAVDAYFREALRVSEPKAPKAPRPPKQPNVQDFQFFPPRLFELLEKEILYYRKTIGYKVPRNPEVPNSAQVQKEEQAKIDEAEPLAEEELEEKENLLSQGFTIWNKRDFNQFIKANEKWGRDDIENIAREVEGKTPEEVIEYSAVFWERCNELQDIEKIMAQIERGEARIQRRISIKKALDSKIGRYKAPFHQLRISYGTNKGKNYTEEEDRFLICMLHKLGFDKESVYDELRQCIRNSPQFRFDWFLKSRTAMELQRRCNTLITLIERENMELEEKEKAEKKKRGPRSSSAQKRKADGTDGRGRRKKIKL comes from the exons gaTGGAGCGTCTGATTTGGAAAAAGGGGGAGAGGAAGGAACACCTCCCAAACCAACAGACAGAAAAAAGGGCCTTCCACTCCCCGGCTATGAAGCTAAGATG CAAGCTGACCGCACTAACAGATTTGAGTACCTGCTGAAGCAGACGGAACTCTTTGCCCATTTCATCCAGCCGGCCGCTCAGAAAACCCCCACCTCGCCCCTGAAGATGAAACCTGGGCGGCCCCGTATCAAGAAGGACGAGAAGCAGAACCTGCTCTCTGCCGGAGA TAACCGTCACCGTCGCACGGAgcaggaggaggatgaggagctgCTGAGTGAGAGTAGCAAGGCCACCAACATCTGCACGCGCTTCGACGAGTCGCCTGCCT ATGTAAAAAACGGAAAACTGAGGGACTATCAGGTTCGAGGCTTGAACTGGCTCATTTCCCTGTATGAGAATGGAATCAATGGCATCCTGGCAGATGAGATG GGCTTGGGAAAGACATTGCAGACCATCTCGCTGCTGGGTTACATGAAACACTACAGAAACATTCCCGGACCTCACATGGTGTTGGTGCCCAAGTCTACCCTGTACAACTGGATGAATGAATTCAACCGGTGGGTGCCATCGCTAAAGGCGGTCTGCCTCATTGGAGACCAGGAGCAGAGG GTTGCTTTCATTCGGGACGTACTCCTACCCGGAGAGTGGGATGTCTGTGTGACCTCCTACGAGATGATCATCAAGGAGAAAACCGTGTTTAAAAAGTTTAACTGGAGGTACCTGGTCATTGACGAAGCTCATAGGATAAAAAATGAGAAGTCAAAG CTCTCGGAGATTGTGCGTGAGTTTAAGACAACCAATCGCCTGCTTTTGACTGGAACCCCCTTGCAGAATAATCTGCATGAGCTCTGGGCTCTCCTCAACTTCCTCCTCCCTGATGTCTTCAACTCTTCTGAA GATTTTGATGCTTGGTTTGATACCAACAATTGCTTGGGGGATCAGAAGCTGGTTGAACGTCTGCATATT GTGCTTCGCCCGTTCCTTCTACGGCGCATCAAAGCTGATGTAGAGAAGTCTCTGCTGCCTAAGAAGGAGGTGAAGATGTATGTGGGACTCAGCAAGATGCAGAGAGAATG GTATACCAGGATTCTGATGAAGGACATAGACATTTTGAACTCTGCAGGCAAGATGGATAAGATGCGACTCCTAAATCTTCTGATGCAACTGCGGAAATGCTGTAATCACCCGTACCTGTTCGACGGCGCCGAGCCCGGCCCTCCCTACACAACGGACCTGCACCTGGCGGTCAACAGCGGCAAGATGGTCGTGCTGGACAAGCTGCTGCCTAAGCTGAAGGAGCAAG GCTCCCGTGTGCTGATCTTCAGCCAGATGACCAGGATGCTGGACATCCTGGAGGACTACTGCATGTGGAGGAACTATCAGTACTGCCGGCTCGACGGCCAGACTGCACACGAAGAGAGACAG AAATCGATAAACACATACAATGAGCCCAACAGCTCCAAGTTCATCTTCATGCTGAGCACCCGGGCAGGAGGCTTGGGGATTAATCTTGCCACTGCTGATGTGGTCATCATTTATGACTCCGACTGGAATCCACAAGTTGATTTGCAAGCTATG GATCGTGCGCACAGGATTGGTCAGAAGAAGCAAGTGCGCGTGTTCCGGTACATCACAGAGAACACGGTGGAGGAGAGGATAGTCGAAGCTGCAGAAATGAAACTGAGACTGGACTCCATTGTCATTCAACAAG GGAGGTTGGTGGACCAGAATCAGAATAAGCTTGGTAAAGATGAGATGCTGTCGATCATTCGACATGGTGCGACCCACGTGTTCGCCTCCAAGGAGAGCGAGATCACCGACGAGGATATCGATGAAATTCTGGAGAGGGGCGAGAAGAAG actaTGGAGCTGAAGGAAAAATTATCCAAACTGGGCGAAAGCTCACTCAGGAACTTCACCATGGAAACTGATAACAGTGTGTACAACTTTGAGGGAGAAGACTACAGAGAGAAGAAGAAG GTGGTGACGGAGTGGATCGAGCCCCCCAAAAGAGAACGTAAAGCTAACTATGCTGTGGACGCGTACTTCAGAGAGGCTCTGCGAGTCAGCGAGCCGAAGGCGCCCAAG GCTCCCCGGCCCCCAAAGCAGCCGAACGTCCAAGACTTCCAGTTCTTCCCTCCTCGTCTCTTTGAGCTGCTAGAGAAAGAGATCTTGTACTACAGAAAAACAATTGGTTACAAG GTCCCTCGTAACCCCGAGGTCCCAAACTCCGCTCAGGTCCAGAAAGAGGAACAGGCAAAGATCGATGAGGCAGAACCATTGGCAGAGGAAGAACTGGAGGAGAAGGAGAATCTTCTCTCCCAG GGCTTCACCATCTGGAACAAGCGTGACTTTAACCAGTTTATCAAGGCCAATGAGAAATGGGGGAGGGATGACATTGAGAATATTGCCCGGGAAGTCGAGGGCAAAACCCCGGAGGAGGTTATTGAATATTCTG CTGTCTTCTGGGAGCGATGCAATGAACTGCAGGACATTGAGAAGATCATGGCTCAGATTGAGAGGGGAGAAGCCCGAATTCAGAGGAGAATCAGCATAAAGAAAGCACTTGATTCCAAG ATTGGGCGCTACAAGGCCCCCTTCCACCAGCTGAGGATATCGTACGGCACCAACAAGGGCAAGAACTACACTGAGGAAGAGGACCGCTTCCTCATCTGCATGCTGCACAAGCTGGGCTTCGACAAGGAGAGTGTCTACGACGAGCTCAGGCAGTGCATCCGCAACTCCCCCCAGTTCCGCTTCGACTGGTTCCTCAAGTCGCGTACCGCCATG GAACTGCAAAGGAGATGCAACACGTTGATCACACTGATAGAGCGCGAGAACATGGAGCTGGAAGAAAAGGAGAAGGCAGAGAAAAAGAAGAGGGGCCCTCGCTCTTCCTCC GCTCAGAAACGCAAAGCAGACGGGACAGATGGGCGTGGAAGGCGGAAGAAGATAAAGCTGTGA
- the LOC111832917 gene encoding SWI/SNF-related matrix-associated actin-dependent regulator of chromatin subfamily A member 5 isoform X1 — MSEGEKSGFEPEQRLEAELKEEEKYPRSVTSAPLPEQLRSPLDLRPAVALLAPLTNDGASDLEKGGEEGTPPKPTDRKKGLPLPGYEAKMQADRTNRFEYLLKQTELFAHFIQPAAQKTPTSPLKMKPGRPRIKKDEKQNLLSAGDNRHRRTEQEEDEELLSESSKATNICTRFDESPAYVKNGKLRDYQVRGLNWLISLYENGINGILADEMGLGKTLQTISLLGYMKHYRNIPGPHMVLVPKSTLYNWMNEFNRWVPSLKAVCLIGDQEQRVAFIRDVLLPGEWDVCVTSYEMIIKEKTVFKKFNWRYLVIDEAHRIKNEKSKLSEIVREFKTTNRLLLTGTPLQNNLHELWALLNFLLPDVFNSSEDFDAWFDTNNCLGDQKLVERLHIVLRPFLLRRIKADVEKSLLPKKEVKMYVGLSKMQREWYTRILMKDIDILNSAGKMDKMRLLNLLMQLRKCCNHPYLFDGAEPGPPYTTDLHLAVNSGKMVVLDKLLPKLKEQGSRVLIFSQMTRMLDILEDYCMWRNYQYCRLDGQTAHEERQKSINTYNEPNSSKFIFMLSTRAGGLGINLATADVVIIYDSDWNPQVDLQAMDRAHRIGQKKQVRVFRYITENTVEERIVEAAEMKLRLDSIVIQQGRLVDQNQNKLGKDEMLSIIRHGATHVFASKESEITDEDIDEILERGEKKTMELKEKLSKLGESSLRNFTMETDNSVYNFEGEDYREKKKVVTEWIEPPKRERKANYAVDAYFREALRVSEPKAPKAPRPPKQPNVQDFQFFPPRLFELLEKEILYYRKTIGYKVPRNPEVPNSAQVQKEEQAKIDEAEPLAEEELEEKENLLSQGFTIWNKRDFNQFIKANEKWGRDDIENIAREVEGKTPEEVIEYSAVFWERCNELQDIEKIMAQIERGEARIQRRISIKKALDSKIGRYKAPFHQLRISYGTNKGKNYTEEEDRFLICMLHKLGFDKESVYDELRQCIRNSPQFRFDWFLKSRTAMELQRRCNTLITLIERENMELEEKEKAEKKKRGPRSSSAQKRKADGTDGRGRRKKIKL, encoded by the exons AAGTATCCGAGAAGCGTGACAAGTGCGCCCCTACCCGAGCAGCTGCGAAGCCCGCTGGACCTCCGCCCCGCGGTGGCGCTGCTGGCCCCTCTTACAAAT gaTGGAGCGTCTGATTTGGAAAAAGGGGGAGAGGAAGGAACACCTCCCAAACCAACAGACAGAAAAAAGGGCCTTCCACTCCCCGGCTATGAAGCTAAGATG CAAGCTGACCGCACTAACAGATTTGAGTACCTGCTGAAGCAGACGGAACTCTTTGCCCATTTCATCCAGCCGGCCGCTCAGAAAACCCCCACCTCGCCCCTGAAGATGAAACCTGGGCGGCCCCGTATCAAGAAGGACGAGAAGCAGAACCTGCTCTCTGCCGGAGA TAACCGTCACCGTCGCACGGAgcaggaggaggatgaggagctgCTGAGTGAGAGTAGCAAGGCCACCAACATCTGCACGCGCTTCGACGAGTCGCCTGCCT ATGTAAAAAACGGAAAACTGAGGGACTATCAGGTTCGAGGCTTGAACTGGCTCATTTCCCTGTATGAGAATGGAATCAATGGCATCCTGGCAGATGAGATG GGCTTGGGAAAGACATTGCAGACCATCTCGCTGCTGGGTTACATGAAACACTACAGAAACATTCCCGGACCTCACATGGTGTTGGTGCCCAAGTCTACCCTGTACAACTGGATGAATGAATTCAACCGGTGGGTGCCATCGCTAAAGGCGGTCTGCCTCATTGGAGACCAGGAGCAGAGG GTTGCTTTCATTCGGGACGTACTCCTACCCGGAGAGTGGGATGTCTGTGTGACCTCCTACGAGATGATCATCAAGGAGAAAACCGTGTTTAAAAAGTTTAACTGGAGGTACCTGGTCATTGACGAAGCTCATAGGATAAAAAATGAGAAGTCAAAG CTCTCGGAGATTGTGCGTGAGTTTAAGACAACCAATCGCCTGCTTTTGACTGGAACCCCCTTGCAGAATAATCTGCATGAGCTCTGGGCTCTCCTCAACTTCCTCCTCCCTGATGTCTTCAACTCTTCTGAA GATTTTGATGCTTGGTTTGATACCAACAATTGCTTGGGGGATCAGAAGCTGGTTGAACGTCTGCATATT GTGCTTCGCCCGTTCCTTCTACGGCGCATCAAAGCTGATGTAGAGAAGTCTCTGCTGCCTAAGAAGGAGGTGAAGATGTATGTGGGACTCAGCAAGATGCAGAGAGAATG GTATACCAGGATTCTGATGAAGGACATAGACATTTTGAACTCTGCAGGCAAGATGGATAAGATGCGACTCCTAAATCTTCTGATGCAACTGCGGAAATGCTGTAATCACCCGTACCTGTTCGACGGCGCCGAGCCCGGCCCTCCCTACACAACGGACCTGCACCTGGCGGTCAACAGCGGCAAGATGGTCGTGCTGGACAAGCTGCTGCCTAAGCTGAAGGAGCAAG GCTCCCGTGTGCTGATCTTCAGCCAGATGACCAGGATGCTGGACATCCTGGAGGACTACTGCATGTGGAGGAACTATCAGTACTGCCGGCTCGACGGCCAGACTGCACACGAAGAGAGACAG AAATCGATAAACACATACAATGAGCCCAACAGCTCCAAGTTCATCTTCATGCTGAGCACCCGGGCAGGAGGCTTGGGGATTAATCTTGCCACTGCTGATGTGGTCATCATTTATGACTCCGACTGGAATCCACAAGTTGATTTGCAAGCTATG GATCGTGCGCACAGGATTGGTCAGAAGAAGCAAGTGCGCGTGTTCCGGTACATCACAGAGAACACGGTGGAGGAGAGGATAGTCGAAGCTGCAGAAATGAAACTGAGACTGGACTCCATTGTCATTCAACAAG GGAGGTTGGTGGACCAGAATCAGAATAAGCTTGGTAAAGATGAGATGCTGTCGATCATTCGACATGGTGCGACCCACGTGTTCGCCTCCAAGGAGAGCGAGATCACCGACGAGGATATCGATGAAATTCTGGAGAGGGGCGAGAAGAAG actaTGGAGCTGAAGGAAAAATTATCCAAACTGGGCGAAAGCTCACTCAGGAACTTCACCATGGAAACTGATAACAGTGTGTACAACTTTGAGGGAGAAGACTACAGAGAGAAGAAGAAG GTGGTGACGGAGTGGATCGAGCCCCCCAAAAGAGAACGTAAAGCTAACTATGCTGTGGACGCGTACTTCAGAGAGGCTCTGCGAGTCAGCGAGCCGAAGGCGCCCAAG GCTCCCCGGCCCCCAAAGCAGCCGAACGTCCAAGACTTCCAGTTCTTCCCTCCTCGTCTCTTTGAGCTGCTAGAGAAAGAGATCTTGTACTACAGAAAAACAATTGGTTACAAG GTCCCTCGTAACCCCGAGGTCCCAAACTCCGCTCAGGTCCAGAAAGAGGAACAGGCAAAGATCGATGAGGCAGAACCATTGGCAGAGGAAGAACTGGAGGAGAAGGAGAATCTTCTCTCCCAG GGCTTCACCATCTGGAACAAGCGTGACTTTAACCAGTTTATCAAGGCCAATGAGAAATGGGGGAGGGATGACATTGAGAATATTGCCCGGGAAGTCGAGGGCAAAACCCCGGAGGAGGTTATTGAATATTCTG CTGTCTTCTGGGAGCGATGCAATGAACTGCAGGACATTGAGAAGATCATGGCTCAGATTGAGAGGGGAGAAGCCCGAATTCAGAGGAGAATCAGCATAAAGAAAGCACTTGATTCCAAG ATTGGGCGCTACAAGGCCCCCTTCCACCAGCTGAGGATATCGTACGGCACCAACAAGGGCAAGAACTACACTGAGGAAGAGGACCGCTTCCTCATCTGCATGCTGCACAAGCTGGGCTTCGACAAGGAGAGTGTCTACGACGAGCTCAGGCAGTGCATCCGCAACTCCCCCCAGTTCCGCTTCGACTGGTTCCTCAAGTCGCGTACCGCCATG GAACTGCAAAGGAGATGCAACACGTTGATCACACTGATAGAGCGCGAGAACATGGAGCTGGAAGAAAAGGAGAAGGCAGAGAAAAAGAAGAGGGGCCCTCGCTCTTCCTCC GCTCAGAAACGCAAAGCAGACGGGACAGATGGGCGTGGAAGGCGGAAGAAGATAAAGCTGTGA